The segment TCATCTTAGCAGCAGGGTGCTGGAGGTCAATCCTGTCGAGAATGGTGGCTCCATCGTTGGTAATAACAACATCTCCAAGGCTGTCAACAAGCATTTTGTCCATACCCTTCGGACCGAGGGTGGTCCTGATGGTCTCGGCGACTATCCTAGCGGCCAGAATGTTGAGCCTCTGGGCGTCCCTTCCAACGTACCTCTGGGTTCCCTCGGGCAGAATAACAACCG is part of the Thermococcus sp. CX2 genome and harbors:
- a CDS encoding TCP-1/cpn60 chaperonin family protein → VVILPEGTQRYVGRDAQRLNILAARIVAETIRTTLGPKGMDKMLVDSLGDVVITNDGATILDRIDLQHPAAKM